In Acidovorax sp. GBBC 1281, a single window of DNA contains:
- a CDS encoding LysR family transcriptional regulator has translation MELEDIDLNLLVVFQQLLVTRKVSQAAENLGLTQPAVSNALARLRRLLGDELFLRTAHGMQPTPYADQLAESVSYALAMIHGALNHKLGFDPTTSRRVFKVGMTDIGEIYFLPRLLERLAQVAPGVRLTTVRNSATDLKDAMEAGKVDLAVGLLPQLKAGFFQRRLFRQPYVCLFREGHPLHKRRSIALADFSKAEHVVVVSEGTGHGKVDELLERMGVARDVRLTVPHFVAIGHILQATQMVATVPEKMAQSMAEPFGLAYAPHPAKLPQVAINLFWHTKYHRDPGNQWLRGVLVEMFAEGE, from the coding sequence GTGGAACTGGAAGACATCGATCTGAATTTGCTGGTGGTCTTTCAGCAGTTGCTGGTCACGCGCAAGGTGTCGCAGGCCGCGGAAAACCTGGGCCTGACGCAACCCGCGGTGAGCAACGCGCTGGCGCGGCTGCGCCGCCTGCTGGGCGACGAGCTTTTCTTGCGTACGGCCCATGGCATGCAACCCACGCCTTATGCCGACCAGTTGGCGGAGTCGGTGTCGTACGCGCTGGCCATGATCCACGGCGCCCTCAACCACAAGCTGGGGTTCGATCCCACCACCAGCCGGCGCGTGTTCAAGGTGGGCATGACGGACATCGGCGAGATCTACTTCCTGCCCCGCCTGCTGGAGCGGCTGGCCCAGGTCGCACCGGGCGTGCGCCTGACCACCGTGCGCAATTCAGCCACCGACCTGAAGGACGCCATGGAAGCCGGCAAGGTGGACCTGGCCGTGGGCCTGCTGCCGCAGCTCAAGGCCGGCTTCTTCCAGCGCCGGCTGTTCCGCCAACCCTATGTGTGCCTGTTCCGCGAGGGCCACCCGCTGCACAAGCGCCGCAGCATCGCACTGGCGGATTTTTCCAAGGCGGAGCACGTGGTGGTGGTCTCCGAAGGCACGGGCCATGGCAAGGTGGACGAACTGCTGGAGCGCATGGGCGTGGCCCGCGACGTGCGGCTCACCGTGCCGCACTTCGTCGCCATCGGCCACATCCTGCAGGCCACGCAAATGGTCGCCACCGTGCCCGAGAAAATGGCCCAGAGCATGGCCGAGCCCTTCGGCCTGGCCTATGCGCCCCACCCCGCCAAGCTGCCGCAGGTGGCGATCAACCTGTTCTGGCACACGAAGTACCACCGGGATCCGGGGAACCAGTGGCTGCGAGGGGTGTTGGTGGAGATGTTTGCGGAAGGGGAGTGA
- a CDS encoding helix-turn-helix domain-containing protein produces MRTLHRALSAGGSTFALLLMRERMAVAQRMLHAPSHRHLTVAEIGRRAGFLDPSHFARACRQWCGRTPAQERCAPTRAFDSPH; encoded by the coding sequence CTGCGCACCCTGCACCGCGCCCTGTCGGCGGGCGGAAGCACCTTCGCGCTGCTGCTCATGCGCGAGCGCATGGCGGTGGCGCAGCGCATGCTGCATGCGCCCTCGCACCGGCACCTGACGGTGGCCGAGATCGGCCGGCGCGCGGGCTTCCTGGACCCGTCGCACTTCGCACGCGCCTGCCGCCAGTGGTGCGGCAGAACCCCCGCGCAGGAGCGCTGCGCGCCAACGCGAGCCTTCGACAGTCCGCACTGA
- a CDS encoding non-heme iron oxygenase ferredoxin subunit, producing MPAIDTGWTEATARADLPEDDVVGVTVEGRDVALYTVDGEVFATDNLCTHGNARLCDGFLEGHEIECPLHQGRFDVRDGSALCAPLTQGLRSYPVRVEQGTVYLKLA from the coding sequence ATGCCAGCAATCGACACCGGATGGACCGAGGCGACCGCGCGCGCCGACCTGCCCGAGGACGACGTGGTGGGCGTGACCGTCGAGGGACGCGACGTGGCGCTCTACACCGTGGACGGCGAAGTGTTCGCCACCGACAACCTGTGCACGCACGGCAATGCGCGGCTGTGCGACGGTTTCCTGGAGGGGCACGAAATCGAGTGCCCGCTGCACCAGGGCCGCTTCGACGTGCGAGACGGCAGCGCGCTGTGCGCGCCGCTCACCCAGGGCTTGCGCAGTTACCCCGTCCGCGTGGAGCAGGGAACGGTGTACCTCAAGCTCGCTTGA
- a CDS encoding aromatic ring-hydroxylating dioxygenase subunit alpha, translated as MSTPHPVFPLHPTWESPGTHRVPFAAYTSEDIYRRELERFFYRSHWCYVGLEAEVPNPGDFKRTAIGERSVILVRGEDMQLHVVENVCAHRGMRFCRERHGNRKEFVCPYHQWNYKLDGALQGVPFRRGVKQDGKVHGGMPADFKLEEHGLTRLKVATRGGVVFASFDHGVESLEDFLGPVILGYFDRLFNGRKLKILGYNRQRIPGNWKLMQENIKDPYHPGLLHTWFVTFGLWRADNKSELKMDARHRHAAMVSTRGEAKKQSDVSNVSSFKAGMQLEDPRFLDIVPEPWWGGPTAVMTTLFPSVILQQQVNSVSTRHIQPVGHDAFDFEWTHFGFEDDTEEMTERRLRQANLFGPAGFVSADDGEVIEFSQQGFEQKPFHRALVELGGREVGDTDHMVTETLIRGMYEYWRGVMEKED; from the coding sequence ATGAGTACGCCCCACCCCGTCTTCCCATTGCATCCGACCTGGGAAAGCCCCGGCACGCACCGCGTGCCCTTCGCGGCCTACACCAGCGAGGACATCTACCGCCGCGAACTGGAGCGGTTCTTCTACCGCAGCCACTGGTGCTACGTGGGCCTGGAGGCCGAGGTGCCGAACCCGGGCGACTTCAAGCGCACGGCCATCGGCGAGCGCTCGGTCATCCTGGTGCGCGGCGAGGACATGCAACTGCACGTGGTGGAGAACGTCTGCGCGCACCGCGGCATGCGGTTTTGCCGGGAGCGCCATGGCAACCGCAAGGAGTTCGTCTGCCCCTACCACCAGTGGAACTACAAGCTCGACGGCGCGCTGCAGGGCGTGCCTTTCCGGCGCGGCGTCAAGCAGGACGGCAAGGTCCACGGCGGCATGCCGGCGGATTTCAAGCTGGAGGAACACGGCCTGACGCGGCTCAAGGTGGCCACGCGCGGCGGCGTGGTCTTCGCCTCGTTCGACCACGGCGTGGAGTCCCTGGAGGATTTTCTCGGGCCGGTGATCCTGGGTTACTTCGACCGCCTGTTCAACGGCCGCAAGCTCAAGATCCTGGGCTACAACCGCCAGCGCATTCCGGGCAACTGGAAGCTGATGCAGGAGAACATCAAGGACCCCTACCACCCCGGCCTGCTGCACACCTGGTTCGTGACCTTCGGGCTCTGGCGGGCCGACAACAAGTCGGAGCTGAAGATGGATGCGCGCCACCGCCACGCGGCCATGGTGTCCACGCGCGGCGAGGCCAAGAAGCAGTCCGACGTGTCCAACGTCTCCAGCTTCAAGGCCGGCATGCAGCTGGAAGACCCGCGCTTTCTCGACATCGTGCCCGAGCCCTGGTGGGGCGGGCCCACGGCGGTGATGACCACGCTGTTCCCCAGCGTGATCCTGCAGCAGCAGGTCAACAGCGTCTCCACGCGCCACATCCAGCCCGTAGGGCACGATGCCTTCGATTTCGAATGGACGCACTTCGGCTTCGAGGACGACACCGAGGAGATGACCGAGCGCCGCCTGCGCCAGGCCAATCTGTTCGGGCCGGCGGGCTTCGTCTCGGCCGACGACGGCGAGGTGATCGAGTTCTCGCAGCAGGGCTTCGAGCAAAAACCTTTCCATCGCGCGCTGGTGGAGCTCGGCGGCCGGGAGGTGGGAGACACCGACCACATGGTCACCGAGACGCTGATCCGCGGCATGTACGAGTACTGGCGCGGCGTGATGGAAAAGGAGGACTGA
- a CDS encoding sigma-54-dependent transcriptional regulator translates to MARLLVVDDDAAFRESLVETLQSLGHEVHGAGGGAEALRRVESHRYSAIFLDQRMPGMDGLQTLEALAARMARLPPVLVLTAYASGSGTIEAMRLGAFDHLTKPVSRAAVVEVLERALRSEADAGATAAAPAPPPDAQEDGELIGISEAMREVHKRIGMAAASDAPVLIEGETGTGKELVARALHRHSTRAAGPFVAVNCAAIPKELLESELFGHVKGAFTGAATERPGCFRAADGGVLLLDEIGDMAPEVQAKLLRALQEGEVTPLGSHRPMKVNVRVLAATHRDLAAAVREGRFREDLRYRLDVLHIVLPPLRERLADIVPLAEHFLRGAAAPQPAKRLSAGAARALLDHAWPGNVRELRNAMERCHALQRGPVVGAADLGLQPSLGTPDDPDHSHLAGAGDALPAAWLEGSLPQAIEQLERRMLAHALAQAQGNRSLAARRLGIHRQLLYSKLAQYGIE, encoded by the coding sequence ATGGCGCGCCTCTTAGTCGTCGATGACGACGCGGCCTTCCGCGAATCGCTGGTCGAAACCCTTCAGAGCCTGGGCCACGAAGTGCACGGCGCCGGTGGCGGGGCCGAGGCGCTGCGCCGGGTGGAGAGCCACCGTTACAGCGCCATCTTCCTGGACCAGCGCATGCCCGGCATGGACGGGCTGCAAACGCTGGAGGCGCTGGCCGCGCGCATGGCTCGGCTGCCGCCCGTGCTGGTGCTCACCGCCTACGCCAGCGGCTCGGGCACCATCGAGGCCATGCGCCTGGGGGCGTTCGACCACCTGACCAAGCCCGTGAGCCGCGCGGCCGTGGTGGAGGTGCTGGAGCGCGCCCTGCGCTCCGAGGCCGACGCCGGTGCCACGGCCGCCGCGCCCGCACCGCCACCGGATGCACAAGAGGACGGCGAACTCATCGGCATCAGCGAAGCCATGCGCGAGGTGCACAAGCGCATCGGCATGGCCGCCGCGAGCGACGCCCCGGTACTGATCGAGGGCGAGACCGGCACCGGCAAGGAGCTGGTGGCCCGTGCCTTGCACCGGCATTCCACGCGCGCGGCGGGCCCTTTCGTGGCGGTGAACTGCGCGGCGATTCCGAAAGAACTGCTGGAAAGCGAGCTGTTCGGCCATGTGAAGGGCGCCTTCACCGGCGCGGCCACCGAGCGGCCCGGGTGCTTTCGCGCGGCCGATGGCGGGGTACTGCTGCTCGACGAGATCGGCGACATGGCGCCGGAGGTGCAGGCCAAGCTGCTGCGCGCGCTGCAGGAGGGCGAAGTCACGCCGTTGGGCAGCCACCGGCCCATGAAGGTGAACGTGCGCGTGCTGGCCGCCACGCACCGCGACCTCGCGGCGGCCGTGCGCGAAGGGCGGTTTCGCGAAGACCTGCGCTACCGGCTGGACGTGCTGCACATCGTGCTGCCGCCGCTGCGCGAGCGCCTGGCCGACATCGTGCCGCTGGCCGAGCATTTCCTGCGCGGCGCCGCGGCGCCACAACCCGCCAAACGACTGTCGGCCGGCGCGGCGCGTGCGCTGCTGGACCACGCCTGGCCGGGCAACGTGCGCGAACTGCGCAATGCCATGGAGCGCTGCCATGCCCTGCAGCGCGGCCCGGTGGTGGGGGCCGCCGACCTGGGGCTGCAACCATCGCTGGGCACGCCCGATGACCCCGACCACAGCCACCTCGCCGGGGCGGGCGACGCGTTGCCCGCCGCCTGGCTGGAGGGATCGCTGCCCCAGGCCATCGAGCAGTTGGAGCGGCGGATGCTGGCACACGCGCTCGCGCAGGCCCAGGGCAACCGCTCGCTCGCAGCCCGGCGGTTGGGCATCCACCGCCAGTTGCTCTACAGCAAGCTCGCGCAATACGGCATCGAATGA
- a CDS encoding aromatic-ring-hydroxylating dioxygenase subunit beta, producing MDAQSTAIEFADYFALQQLYADYAAALDAAQWDRWPGFFTEDCLYRLQPRENHERGLPLATLSFDSQGMLKDRVYGIRETLFHDPYYQRHVIGAPIVRRAGEGRWACEANYAVFRTKLSEPSTVFNVGRYLDVVVRTPEGLRFARKECIYDSEMIPNSIIYPI from the coding sequence ATGGACGCCCAATCCACCGCGATCGAATTCGCCGACTACTTCGCCCTGCAGCAGCTCTATGCCGACTATGCCGCCGCGCTCGACGCAGCGCAGTGGGACCGGTGGCCCGGCTTCTTCACCGAAGACTGCCTCTACCGCCTGCAGCCGCGCGAGAACCACGAGCGCGGCCTGCCGCTGGCCACGCTGTCGTTCGACAGCCAGGGCATGCTCAAGGACCGCGTCTACGGCATCCGCGAGACGCTGTTCCACGACCCGTATTACCAGCGACACGTGATCGGTGCGCCGATCGTGCGGCGGGCCGGAGAGGGCCGTTGGGCGTGCGAGGCGAACTACGCCGTCTTTCGCACCAAGCTCTCGGAGCCTTCCACGGTGTTCAACGTCGGGCGCTACCTGGACGTGGTGGTGCGCACGCCCGAGGGCCTGCGCTTCGCCCGTAAGGAGTGCATCTACGACAGCGAAATGATCCCGAATTCCATCATCTACCCCATCTGA
- a CDS encoding alpha/beta fold hydrolase has translation MADTYVLVHGAWHTGDTLQATAEHLRARGHTVHCPTLPGNRPGDGTAPLGLQDAIDGLVQFLASNDLREVRLVGHSYGGMLLSGAADRVPERIRRLVYVNAFVPLPGEALCDMAPPHYRAMFEGLAAAAGGGVQLPFEVWRECFINDADADLARSTYALLHPQPLRCLTDPIALSQPTAALALGKSYLNCREDTALPHSLPWHPRLSERLGLFRYVEAGGSHEALFTDPEGFARGIERAGRD, from the coding sequence ATGGCGGACACCTACGTCCTGGTCCACGGCGCCTGGCACACGGGCGACACGCTGCAAGCCACCGCGGAGCACCTGCGCGCACGCGGCCACACCGTGCACTGCCCCACGCTGCCGGGCAACCGCCCCGGCGACGGCACGGCCCCGCTGGGCCTGCAGGATGCGATCGACGGGCTGGTGCAGTTCCTCGCGTCGAACGACCTGCGCGAAGTGCGGCTCGTCGGCCACAGCTACGGCGGCATGCTGCTGTCCGGCGCTGCCGACCGCGTGCCCGAACGCATCCGGCGGCTGGTCTATGTGAACGCCTTCGTGCCGCTGCCCGGCGAAGCCCTGTGCGACATGGCACCCCCGCACTACCGCGCCATGTTCGAGGGCCTCGCGGCCGCTGCAGGCGGTGGCGTGCAACTGCCCTTCGAGGTCTGGCGCGAATGCTTCATCAACGACGCCGATGCCGATCTGGCGCGCAGCACCTACGCCCTGCTGCACCCGCAGCCGCTGCGCTGCCTGACCGACCCCATCGCCCTGTCGCAGCCCACTGCCGCGCTGGCGCTGGGCAAGTCGTACCTGAACTGCCGCGAAGACACCGCGCTGCCCCACAGCCTGCCTTGGCACCCGCGCCTGTCGGAACGGCTGGGCCTGTTCCGCTACGTGGAGGCGGGCGGCAGCCACGAGGCGCTGTTCACCGACCCCGAAGGCTTCGCGCGCGGCATCGAGCGGGCCGGCCGGGACTGA
- a CDS encoding MFS transporter, producing MTAAHTAPGALSAPTPAVPPPAHTGVAAGASLTALAWMAFFMADVRDGLGPFLATYLQTQRIDQTMIGIVLSTGGLAGALADRTRAKRALVAVCALAVLGASAVAFLTRSPSLLVLSQVLTGAAGAVLAAALAALTLGLARSAGLRHQTGRNEAYSHAGNIVSALGAAAFAHWMGAPWMLVVMTAMAVGALACLRAIRPGDIDHVAARGAEADGAKPAPSSHPEAVAPEGFRAFLGHRALWCFGLACALFHLGNASMLPLLNQRLAATVPDSSPLLWTGVAIVVAQLTMVPVALWVSRSRRWDLQVFVYIAILALPVRGVIAWAIPDAWANIPVQVLDGLAAGALGVATPLMVERYVRGSGRYNTALGLVMTLQGVGAALSPAVANSVVGAQGHFGLAFAVLAGCAVLALPVFWLAQRAAGHSGPAPAQPPALPA from the coding sequence ATGACCGCCGCGCACACCGCCCCTGGCGCGCTTTCCGCGCCCACCCCGGCCGTACCGCCGCCCGCCCACACGGGCGTTGCGGCCGGGGCTTCCCTGACCGCCCTGGCCTGGATGGCGTTCTTCATGGCGGACGTGCGCGACGGGCTCGGTCCGTTCCTCGCCACCTACCTGCAGACCCAGCGCATCGACCAGACGATGATCGGCATCGTGCTGTCCACCGGGGGGCTGGCCGGCGCCCTCGCGGACCGTACGCGCGCCAAGCGGGCGCTGGTGGCGGTCTGCGCGCTGGCGGTGCTGGGCGCCAGCGCCGTCGCCTTCCTGACCCGGTCGCCCAGCCTGCTCGTGCTGTCGCAGGTGCTCACCGGCGCTGCCGGCGCCGTGCTGGCGGCCGCACTGGCCGCGCTCACGCTCGGGCTGGCGCGCAGCGCCGGCCTGCGCCACCAGACCGGCCGCAACGAGGCCTACAGCCATGCCGGCAACATCGTGTCCGCGCTGGGGGCCGCGGCCTTTGCGCACTGGATGGGCGCGCCCTGGATGCTCGTCGTCATGACCGCCATGGCCGTGGGTGCGCTGGCGTGCCTGCGGGCGATCCGGCCCGGCGACATTGACCATGTGGCCGCGCGCGGCGCCGAAGCCGACGGTGCCAAGCCTGCCCCCTCCTCCCACCCCGAAGCCGTGGCACCCGAAGGTTTTCGCGCGTTTCTGGGCCACCGCGCGCTGTGGTGCTTCGGGCTGGCCTGTGCGCTCTTTCATCTGGGCAATGCTTCCATGCTGCCGCTGCTGAACCAGCGGCTCGCCGCCACGGTGCCCGACTCCTCCCCGCTGCTGTGGACGGGTGTCGCCATCGTCGTCGCGCAACTCACCATGGTGCCGGTGGCCCTGTGGGTGTCGCGCAGCCGGCGGTGGGACCTGCAGGTGTTCGTCTACATCGCCATCCTGGCGCTCCCCGTGCGGGGCGTCATCGCCTGGGCCATCCCCGATGCCTGGGCCAACATCCCGGTGCAGGTGCTCGACGGCTTGGCGGCCGGCGCGCTGGGCGTGGCCACTCCGCTGATGGTGGAACGGTACGTGCGCGGCAGCGGCCGCTACAACACCGCGCTGGGGCTGGTGATGACACTGCAAGGCGTGGGCGCAGCATTGAGCCCCGCCGTTGCCAACAGCGTGGTCGGGGCGCAGGGGCATTTCGGCCTCGCGTTCGCCGTGCTGGCGGGATGTGCGGTGCTGGCTTTGCCCGTCTTCTGGCTGGCGCAGCGGGCTGCCGGCCACAGCGGCCCGGCGCCTGCACAACCGCCGGCCTTGCCCGCCTGA
- a CDS encoding 2Fe-2S iron-sulfur cluster-binding protein, protein MELHIEPLGRVLPVAPGANLLEVLREHQIPVSYSCMAGRCGTCRCKVLSGEVIDAGQALRMPPLGGGEGQYVMACQTVLSESCTIEIPEPDEVVVRTARTLKATVTAVETLTHDIRRLRLKPAKPLDFSPGQYAQLQFGPGLVRPYSMAGLPHDDELEFHLRLVEGGRVSTHVAQVLAVGDAVRVSGPLGSAYLRRKYEGPMLCVAGGTGLAPILSIVRGALESGMPNPIHVYAGARSARDVYGLQWLKDLQQRHPQLQVHAVVAAAAVVAAADAAPGQRTGLVTDAIAQDWPTLEGWRAYLCGSPPMVEAVSLLARQRGVAAEHLYADAFYASTP, encoded by the coding sequence ATGGAACTGCATATCGAGCCGCTGGGTCGCGTGCTGCCCGTGGCACCGGGCGCCAACCTGCTGGAAGTGCTGCGCGAGCACCAGATTCCCGTTTCCTACAGTTGCATGGCCGGGCGCTGCGGCACCTGCCGCTGCAAGGTGCTCTCGGGCGAGGTGATCGATGCGGGCCAAGCGCTGCGCATGCCGCCGCTGGGCGGCGGCGAGGGGCAATACGTGATGGCCTGCCAGACGGTGCTGAGCGAGTCCTGCACCATCGAGATCCCCGAGCCCGACGAGGTGGTGGTGCGCACCGCCCGCACGCTCAAGGCCACGGTGACGGCGGTGGAAACGCTCACGCACGACATCCGCCGCCTGCGCCTCAAGCCGGCCAAGCCGCTGGACTTCTCGCCGGGGCAGTACGCGCAGTTGCAGTTCGGCCCGGGCCTAGTGCGGCCGTATTCGATGGCCGGGTTGCCGCACGATGACGAACTCGAATTCCACTTGCGGCTGGTCGAGGGTGGGCGGGTGTCCACCCATGTGGCCCAGGTGCTGGCCGTGGGCGATGCGGTGCGCGTGAGCGGGCCGCTGGGCTCGGCCTACCTGCGCCGCAAGTACGAAGGTCCCATGCTCTGCGTGGCGGGCGGCACGGGGCTGGCGCCGATCCTCTCCATCGTGCGCGGCGCGCTGGAGTCGGGCATGCCCAACCCCATCCACGTCTATGCCGGCGCCCGGTCGGCGCGCGATGTCTACGGCCTGCAGTGGCTGAAAGATCTGCAGCAGCGCCACCCGCAATTGCAGGTGCATGCCGTGGTGGCCGCGGCCGCCGTGGTGGCCGCGGCCGATGCGGCGCCGGGCCAGCGCACGGGCCTGGTCACCGACGCGATCGCGCAGGACTGGCCCACGCTGGAAGGCTGGCGCGCCTACCTGTGCGGATCGCCGCCCATGGTGGAGGCCGTGTCGCTGCTGGCGCGCCAGCGTGGCGTCGCCGCCGAGCATCTCTACGCTGATGCCTTCTACGCCAGCACGCCGTGA
- a CDS encoding OmpW/AlkL family protein → MQCIAHHHITARCFSARPACPRARARQAAAVLAVAAAVGSLIAALPAQAYAQTPASPDASSPSPWRIYAGPAHIGFSTSAEVRAGGQLVPGASAKADSNDSIGFGAIYDFYPGWSAELALGLPPTTALKGAGALAGAGTLGKVKYGPAVLSVRRQLWDEGPVRPYLGAGINYTLVLESRDGFVSDLHVKNGIGPVLQVGFEVPLDARWSFFVDAKKIWLKTTATGTLPALGRAPAHAKVRLDPLVVTAGVSYRF, encoded by the coding sequence ATGCAATGCATTGCACACCACCACATCACCGCGCGCTGTTTCTCGGCGCGGCCCGCTTGCCCGCGCGCCCGGGCACGCCAGGCCGCCGCTGTCTTGGCCGTGGCAGCCGCTGTCGGCAGCCTCATCGCGGCACTGCCCGCACAGGCATACGCGCAGACCCCGGCATCGCCGGATGCGTCATCACCCTCGCCCTGGCGCATCTACGCGGGCCCCGCGCACATCGGCTTCAGCACCTCGGCCGAAGTGCGGGCCGGCGGCCAACTGGTGCCCGGCGCCAGTGCCAAGGCCGACTCCAACGACAGCATCGGCTTCGGCGCCATCTACGACTTTTACCCGGGCTGGAGCGCCGAACTCGCCCTCGGACTGCCGCCCACCACCGCGCTCAAGGGCGCCGGCGCCCTGGCTGGCGCGGGCACGCTCGGCAAGGTGAAGTACGGCCCCGCGGTGCTGTCCGTGCGCCGCCAGCTGTGGGACGAAGGCCCCGTGCGGCCCTACCTTGGCGCTGGCATCAACTACACGCTGGTGCTGGAATCCCGCGACGGCTTCGTGTCGGACCTGCATGTCAAGAACGGCATCGGCCCCGTGCTGCAGGTCGGCTTCGAGGTGCCGCTGGATGCACGCTGGAGCTTCTTCGTGGATGCCAAGAAGATCTGGCTCAAGACCACGGCGACCGGCACGCTGCCGGCGCTGGGTAGGGCGCCCGCACATGCGAAGGTGCGGCTGGATCCGCTGGTGGTGACGGCAGGGGTTAGTTATCGGTTTTGA
- a CDS encoding methyl-accepting chemotaxis protein, which translates to MARGEGIHDISMGAHDALHAIGRRADALLLGIVALGWGIALWIGVVHGRPGTAALWGLGLTGLAALAYLLARGTLLSRLAMVVAGMGMVALHIQLSLGATEMHFGVFVFLAFLLAYRDWRPILFAAGLIAVHHIAFDRLQLAGLPIYCLTEPDFGRILIHASFVVVQTAVEVAIAMRTRADAIESAELQQLCRLQPNGQLSLDVGHVAVRSAAARALQGALGRLNGVVADVHQAAAGLASASGEIASGNRDLSQRTERTASHLQEAAASMEQLDGVVRHSVQEAVAARRLTQEATQLAERCGGVVTEVVATMEGIHSSAGRIADIVGVIDGIAFQTNILALNAAVEAARAGEQGRGFAVVASEVRALAGRSAEAAREVRTLIAASVAQAERGSTLAADAGRNMQNVVDCARRASQVVGTISTSVEGQSSDLGRVSTSVTELDHMTQQNAALVEQSSAAAASLLEHAGRLKSVVEGFQFQTPRGTLAAPT; encoded by the coding sequence ATGGCACGAGGCGAAGGCATCCACGACATCTCCATGGGCGCGCACGACGCCCTGCATGCGATCGGCCGCCGGGCCGACGCCCTCCTGCTGGGCATCGTCGCCCTGGGCTGGGGTATCGCCCTCTGGATCGGCGTGGTGCACGGCCGGCCCGGCACCGCCGCGCTGTGGGGCCTGGGTTTGACGGGCCTGGCCGCCCTGGCCTACCTGCTGGCACGCGGCACGCTGCTCAGCCGCCTGGCCATGGTGGTGGCCGGCATGGGCATGGTGGCGCTGCACATCCAGCTCAGCCTGGGCGCCACCGAAATGCACTTCGGCGTCTTCGTGTTCCTGGCCTTCCTGCTGGCCTACCGCGACTGGCGGCCCATCCTCTTCGCGGCGGGGCTGATCGCCGTGCACCACATCGCGTTCGACCGGCTGCAACTGGCGGGGCTGCCGATCTATTGCCTGACCGAGCCCGACTTCGGCCGCATCCTCATCCATGCCAGCTTCGTGGTGGTGCAGACCGCCGTGGAAGTCGCCATCGCCATGCGCACGCGGGCCGACGCCATCGAGTCGGCCGAGCTGCAGCAACTATGCCGCCTGCAGCCGAACGGCCAGCTGTCGCTGGACGTGGGCCATGTGGCCGTGCGCAGCGCGGCGGCCCGGGCGCTGCAGGGCGCCTTGGGACGCCTCAACGGTGTGGTGGCGGACGTGCATCAGGCCGCGGCCGGCCTGGCGTCGGCCTCGGGCGAGATCGCCTCCGGCAACCGCGACCTGAGCCAGCGCACCGAGCGCACCGCCTCGCACCTGCAGGAGGCCGCCGCATCCATGGAGCAGTTGGACGGCGTGGTGCGCCACAGCGTGCAGGAGGCCGTGGCCGCGCGCCGCCTGACGCAGGAGGCCACGCAACTGGCCGAACGATGCGGCGGCGTGGTGACGGAGGTGGTCGCCACCATGGAGGGCATCCATTCCAGCGCCGGCCGCATTGCCGACATCGTGGGCGTGATCGACGGCATCGCCTTCCAGACCAACATACTGGCGCTGAACGCGGCCGTGGAAGCCGCCCGTGCCGGCGAGCAGGGCCGGGGCTTCGCCGTGGTGGCCAGCGAGGTGCGGGCCCTGGCCGGGCGCAGCGCCGAGGCCGCACGCGAGGTGCGCACGCTGATCGCCGCCTCTGTGGCGCAGGCCGAGCGCGGCAGCACGCTGGCGGCCGACGCGGGACGCAACATGCAGAACGTGGTCGATTGCGCACGGCGCGCCTCGCAGGTCGTGGGCACCATCAGCACGTCGGTCGAAGGCCAGTCCAGCGACCTGGGCCGCGTGAGCACGTCGGTCACCGAACTCGACCACATGACCCAGCAGAACGCGGCGCTGGTCGAGCAGTCCTCCGCCGCGGCGGCCAGCCTGCTGGAGCATGCCGGTCGGCTCAAGAGCGTGGTGGAGGGGTTCCAGTTCCAGACGCCGCGCGGCACGCTGGCGGCGCCCACCTGA